The nucleotide sequence GCTTATATTTCTCATAGGCTGCACTATCGTGCGGCCGGCGGCGCGCCCCAGAGGGTGGTCCGCGGCGGATTGTCGAGTACCATCAATCATATGGGCGCCGGGCCGCCCGTTCGCAACGATCCGGCGGCGCCGCGGACCCGCCGCGCTGCTTGACGCCCACGCCTGGCGGGCGCAACGGAGGCGCGCGCCGGCCCGCCGGCTCCCCGATCCATCCGAGCGCGATGCCTGGCGACGTTCCCGACCGACCGTCTGTGCCGAACCCGGGCACGCCGCTCTCTCCGCCGCGCCGGCCGCGCGCTCGGGGCTGAGAGGGCAGGGCCGGGCTCGGCCGGCGCCCCCGCAGGATCGTCGCCTCACCCGAGGCGAGTCCCATGACCGAGATCGTTGACCCCGTCCGGGTCGAGCCCTCCGTGCTGGCCGCGCTGCTCTCCGACGAGCGGGCGCCGGACATCGTCGAGGCACTGAACGCCGAGGCGCCCGAGGTCGCCGCCGCGATCCTGCTCGGTCTGTCCATCGAGCGGGCGGTCGAGGTGCTGGACCAGCCCGAACTCGCCTGCGCCGCCGACATCATCGAGATCCTGCCCCGCGACCGGGTCGCGGTCTATCTCACCGGCATGTCGGCCGACCGGGTGACGGACGTGTTCCGGGAGATCGAGGAGCCCGGCCGCTCGGACCTGCGCGCCCGGCTCGATGCCGAGACCCGCGGCGCGGTCGATCGCCTCAGCGCCTACGGCGAGGAGACGGTGGGCTCGCTGATGACCACCGAGTTCGTCGCCGTGCCGGGGAGCTGGACGGTGGCGCAGACTCTCGACCACATCCGGCAGGTCGAGCGGACCCGGGAGACGGTCTACGCGATCTTCGTGCTCGACCCGCGCACGCGGACACTGACCAAGGCCGTGCCCCTGCGCCGCCTGATCGCGGGCGAGCCCGGGGACAGCGTGCTCGCGGTCGCGCCGGAGCGGCGCCCGCTGAGCGTGACGCCGACGGCGAGCCGCGAGGAGGCCGCGCGCCTCATCTCCAAGTACGACCTGCTGGCGCTGCCCGTCGTCGACGCGGTCGGCCACGTCATCGGCATCGTCACGGTGGACGACATCATCGACGCGATGGTGGCCAAGCAGACGCAGGACGTGCAGCGCTTCGGCGGCATGGAGGCGCTGCCCGAGCCCTACATGGAGATCGGCTTCCTCACGATGATCCGGAAGCGGGCCGGCTGGCTCTGCGCCCTATTCCTCTCCGAGATGCTGACGGCCTCCGCCATGCAGGGCTTCGAGGGCGAGCTGGAGCGGGCCCTCGTGCTGACGCTGTTCATCCCGCTCATCATGAGCTCGGG is from Methylobacterium radiodurans and encodes:
- the mgtE gene encoding magnesium transporter, coding for MTEIVDPVRVEPSVLAALLSDERAPDIVEALNAEAPEVAAAILLGLSIERAVEVLDQPELACAADIIEILPRDRVAVYLTGMSADRVTDVFREIEEPGRSDLRARLDAETRGAVDRLSAYGEETVGSLMTTEFVAVPGSWTVAQTLDHIRQVERTRETVYAIFVLDPRTRTLTKAVPLRRLIAGEPGDSVLAVAPERRPLSVTPTASREEAARLISKYDLLALPVVDAVGHVIGIVTVDDIIDAMVAKQTQDVQRFGGMEALPEPYMEIGFLTMIRKRAGWLCALFLSEMLTASAMQGFEGELERALVLTLFIPLIMSSGGNSGSQATSLLIRALALHQIRLRDWWRVALRELPTGLVLGAILGAIAVARIAIWQEAGLYDYGPHWVLVAATVGAALVGIVTFGSLAGSMLPFLLQRVGFDPATASAPFVATLVDVTGLVIYFSVALVILRGTLL